CACACATGTGAAAGGgtcctaaggagaaaaaaaatgtttgttttttttaacaaaaattgctGTACAATTAGATACTGTGGTCAGTAAGGACAGCAGAATTAACAGGGTTAATTCTTTCTAGGAAAAAAGTGTAACAGGGTTCCAAAAATGCTCTCTGATTTATGAGGGTGTTGGATAATATGAATATAAGTCTATGTTATCCTCCCATGCATCAGGGGGACAAATAGAAGAATCACAGATGGTACTCAGCTGTCCCCTCTTTGCTCTTCACACTGACTGAAGTGAGAGTTGCAAATTCAGTATTCCAGCTCTAACTTTAAATAGCTCCAGCTCCAGTTAATTTGTGGCTACAGATATACTTTTGGCCTTATTTTTAAAGCCAAGATTATGGTCAATGTAGCCGAAGCTTCAGCaagtagaatgagctctgttTGTTGAAAATCGTAATATGTTTTGCATGTTGAATGAACATCACTCAGGGTATCCAAAGATGACTAGATGAATCTTACCAATGACTCGCCCAAACTTTTCAGTGTTTCTCCCTATAAAATATGTTTAAATTACAGAATTACATTTATTGATTGGAAAATGAGTCCAACAACGGACAGATATTTCTTTATATTTGATCGTCTTACCAGCAAATCACATAAAACATTCAGGACAATATCGCTTACTCCAAGTTCCTCCTATAATTAAGTAGTAAAATAGATTATAATATACAATATGGCATGGGATATTTATCTTATATGATGGAAGTATGCATAATTATAAATTATGTGGCTTTCTTATCCATAATTGTACTGTTGTCCATTGTTCAAGCTATAGCAAATTATTGACTTTCAATATATAAACAATGCGGAGCATGTTATATTGGTATGCAACAGTATTCTGGCATGAGCTGCACCTTCTTTTTGGTGCAGAtcaattaaaaaatgtattgctTGCGGCATTGTCACATCTGAAGAAATGCCACTTTTCCAGCAAGCAACATAAATTCCACTCAGCTACACCTTTTTGATGAGTAAGGCACAAAAATTGTcaaataaacataataaatgtgctCAGCATGTACTCCCTTATTTGATGCAAAATGAGCAAGACTTTTAGCACTTCTAGCTAAGTACATATAGCCCAGTGATTTTGATAAAGTTCACCAATTTTGAGACTAGAATAATTTTGTAAATTTtatatttaacatttttctttataaAACCCAGAGATTCTCGATTAGATATAAAGTAATAGAAGTGCTTACCACTAATTTTAGGAGTTCCAACCCAAGCTTTTCAGCTGCCTCTCCAACCTTGTCCCCAATCTGTTCCTATAAACCAAACAAAGCAATTGGATATTGTTTTGTTTAAATATACAAAGTTGTGAATAGCAGCTTGTAAGATAATTACCAGGAAGTCTTCAGTGCTCAAGATTTCATCTACTGTACAACCTGCATCtttctaaataaaatataaaacaagAATTGTAATATAATACAATATAGAACAATCATTATTCATAATGAAGTTGAATTTAATAATATTATAGGCTTTATTGAgccctagataaaaaaaaaatatttaaatcatAAATTTCCGGGCACAAGCATTACATTTTTATCAATGGGTTCACAATTTTGTATTTCAGTACCTAGTAAcaagtaccacaaggctctgtactgggctcagtgttgttcaacatttttataaatgatctggaggagggaattgagtggAAACTGatcatatttgcagatgacacaaagcaagGGGGGATAGCTAAAATTAGAGAAGagcgagaggattcaaaaagatctaaaaaagcttaaacagtgggtggcgattaacagaatggtatttaacaaagagaaatgcaaggttctacatctgggaaagaaaaatgaaaaaatcacatacagaatgggaaaaattgggctaagtagcagcacatgtaaaaaaagacttgggtatatgaatagatcacagactgaacatgagtcaacagtgtgatgcaccAATAaataaggcaaacacaattttgggatgtattaaaagaagcatagagtcttgatcatgtgaggtaattattcccctcttctcttccttacatcatatggaatactgtgtccagttctgggcacaccaatttaaaaaagacatagacaaactggatcaagttcagagaagagctaccagctgcaaatcatgtcctatgaggaacggttaaaggatctgggaatgtttagcttgcaaaaaggaggctgagaggagacttaatagctgtctacaaatatctgaagggctgtcacagtgcagagggatcagccttattctcatttgcacagggaaagactagaagcaatgggatgaaactgaaagggaggagacgcaaattagatattagaaaaactttctgacagtaagggtgatcaatgagtgaaacaggttgccacagtaggtggtgagtagagatgagcgaacgtgctcagccacgcccctttttcgcccgaataccgcgattttcgagtacttctgtactcaggcgaaaaaatttggagggcgccgtgggtgagtggggggttgcagtggggagtggggtggagagggacagagagagggctcccccctgttccccgctgctacgccccactcacccacggcgccccccggcgaccccgagtacttttcactcgagtactgaagtactcgaaaatggcggtactcgatcgagtaattactcgaaacgagtacattcgctcatctctagtggtgagttctccttcaatggaagtctttaaacagaggcaggacagacatctgtcttgaATTATTTAGTGTATCCtgccctggagatcccttccaactctaccattccacaATTCTACGTATAACATTTTGTATAAAATTGTTTTTGAAAATATGTTTTATTAACAAATTATAAAGAAAATCATATATGTTTTAAATATTTACCAAAGCCTCGTGCACTTGCTTTAGGAACTCTTTGTATAGTTCCTCATTGTGATCTttctgtaaagttaaaaaaaaataataacatttaCACACATTAGTTGCCCAATCCATAGAGTGATGTTTTATTATCTCTGTTCATAAAAACATAGAGACGCAAAAGTGATTGCAGCTCATACGCTATATTGATAGTATATAACACAACCCAAATGGTAGGTTTTTAAAAGGACATTTGCAGATGGTTAAAATATCTGCCAGtgttagggttctttcacatataCCAAAATATTCCGCAGGATACTGTGGAATTTTTGCTATTGAGATCCGCACCAAAACCTATGTTTAAATGCGGTTTCTGCAACAAAATTGTCATCTAATTAGGCCAGTTTCAAATTtgtgtcaaaatccgcatgttGAACACAAATTTTGATAtgtgtaaatgaaccctttgcATATTTTAAATGCCCAGTAAAAGGACAGCATGGAGTAATTCAATATATGCATGCATACCTTTCCCTGCATGTACAGGCAGAGCAATTCTTGAAGTTTTATAAGTGTCTCCGGAACATCAACCTGTTGATAACACTGATAGTTAACTTCAAACTATACTAGAAGAATTGTGTAATGTGTTATAGAATATTATGTTACTTAACTGGGATATACTGAAGCCATGGTTATACACCAAATAattagctggtataagttatacatcctgtatatagtgatatggaccatactggtataacctatgtacctctgtatataattatacacgcagagctagtataagttatacatcctgtatatagtgatatggaccatactggtataacctatgtacctctgtatataattatacacgcagagctagtataagttatacatcctgtatatagtgatatgcactaTACTGGTATAACCTATGTACCTCCTGTATGtgattgttgcatttttttctattgtgtgtaaagtgCGCAAAcacttaagtttaaaaaaaaactcatgtattgtttaaatccacatgtggtTTTAATGGTGTGTGCAGTTTCTTAAAAGCacatgtggtttttgaatacAGCATGCTGTTTTTCAATgagttttttaattgtggttcaagaatgcaacaaaaacatgaacacagcctgggtggctacaaataaattttcacatagtccaggaaatgggttatgtttggaaagcttatgccaaggagcTTGATCacgtatgtaaatttgttttgcagtgcAGTTCTATGTAGTGCAGGTACAGGTGGGAGGtgcgagctgaacttttgtacctgggtctctgagcctttagctacgccccagaAAGCATGTATATTGTTGTTCAACTTTTTATGTATAATATAACTAGCGTATAAATGAACTATATAATGATGTTCAAAGGTGAAAATAGTAGCTCCCATTATTCTATAAAAGTGTAAAGGTGTAAAGTTTAATATACACAATACTTAATTTCTTACCTTAAGTAACTTTTCAAGACAGCTCTTTGGGATGCTAGGTATATCTGAACAATTACAAAATTGAAAGTCACACAGTAAGCATATTAAAACTTCAAAGTGAATTATATAGTATCAGTCCGAAAACAAAACTCATATCCTGTACTGGCATGTTACTAAgtcaaaaataaagtttttttgaaCTAATATGgatgaatatttttttaaatgttgataAAATATTCTGCTATCTTTTTTACTATCATAACAAATTTTGATCTTATGtgataaaagaaggaaaaaacttTTATATGCAAGGGGGCTTATATTAAAAATGCAATAGCTACTCACCTTTTGGAACTCCACCAGTAGCAATGGATCCTGTATTTCCAAACTCTATACAAAGTAAGGAAGAAATATATTATCATCCATTGCTCCTTTCAAACAGAGTAAGTCAATTCCTGGATTACGTTTTTTCTATATATTTAATAGAAATGTACACATCAGTTCTCACTTAGCAATTCAGTAAATTTACAAATTCACTACTTTAGTAGTCCCTAATAAAAGTTCTGATTATAAAAGATCTCCAACATTATATTTTGTTAGCATGAAAAACTAAGATCTTAAGTATATAAACTTACCAATGTAGCAGTTTAGAGCCACAAAAAGAAAAGCTATTGCAGCCTTCATGATGGGAGACAATAAAATGGCTCTTTAGTCAGTTGTGTAGATGCTAGGAGATTAGCTGGAGGTCTATTAAACTACCTCTAAAACTGCAGTATTTATACCCTAGAATGATGCATTTGTCAGCATCTCGGTGACATTAAACATGACCTAAAGGTTGTGAAATGTTCCCCCATCTGTTATACTTTTGCAATTTTAGGGACTCTCAAATAACCTGCTGTTACAATATAAACCCAACTATTGTATTGTGTTTCATTCACATAATACAGTATGACAACTAAAGAGTGTTCTAGATTACCTTTTAGTCAAATATTTAGCTTATCATAATGCCATGTCACTTTAGGTATTTTATAAACTGAAGTAATCACTTCCTTACTGGCAAATATAACTGAAATATGAGCAATTTCATGATAAGTGTAGAAGTGTCTTTTCCTAACCTTTCTCTTAACCCAACATATTCCAAGATTTATGGTATGAGATGTTAaataaacatttaaccctttatagACATGGCCTCTTTTGGCCATAAGAATGCAACaattttggggaattttcatttccaattttcaaaagccataacctttttattttttacatcctGTTACATTAACTACCACCCTACCAGGGCATAAACtaatgtcctgtggcattagaGGATTAAAAGAAAAGCACTTACACTTTTAGTGGATGCTATCTGACAGTCAACTGACACCCTCAGATTCCTCTGTTAAAAGATATACCTCTATGTATCATGCTTTTACTTGATAGCCATGATGAAAACTTTTG
The nucleotide sequence above comes from Eleutherodactylus coqui strain aEleCoq1 chromosome 2, aEleCoq1.hap1, whole genome shotgun sequence. Encoded proteins:
- the LOC136610615 gene encoding ranaspumin-like, producing the protein MKAAIAFLFVALNCYIEFGNTGSIATGGVPKDIPSIPKSCLEKLLKVDVPETLIKLQELLCLYMQGKKDHNEELYKEFLKQVHEALKDAGCTVDEILSTEDFLEQIGDKVGEAAEKLGLELLKLVEELGVSDIVLNVLCDLLGETLKSLGESLGGLGGATNIVGGLLG